The Terriglobia bacterium DNA window TGGAGCCGAGCTCCGAATCAGGCTGGCAGTGAATCTGCGGCCTTGCTTTTGCCTGCCGCCAAGCGTAGTAGCCCCTGGCTATTTCGCTCAGGCGGCTTTGGTGCCGGGGGCGCGAAGCATCACGTCGATAGTCGAGATCAGTTCGCGGGCGTGGATCGGTTTCGGTGAGAGCAGGTCGACGCCGGCGGGTTTCGTGGTGCGCTGCGGGTTATCGGCGAGCATGAGCGTGGGAACGTCGCGCAGGCGTTCGAGGCGTGCAGCAAGCGGTGCTTCCTCGGGGCTGTCGAGGATGACCATGTCGACGCGGCTCGAGGAGAAGGCGCGCACGGCCTCGTCCGGCGTGTCGGCCGGGATGCAGATGTAACCGTTGGCGCGGATGATCTGTGAGAGCTGCTGCAGTTCGCGTCGATTGGTGTCGACACAGAGGATGGCGTTCATGGTCCACCTCCACGGGGGGAGTCGAGGAGTGCCCTAAGTAAGTAGATGCACCAGCGATGGGGTAGGTTGCCGAAAAACGGCAAAAGGAAAAAGCAGATCCCTCGCCGCGCTTGGGATGACAAAGTCTCGGGGAGCATCGTGGCCGGCGCTCCCAACTACGTAAGCATGCCGTGTTGGGCGACGGAGATGTTGTCGCGGGTGGAGTTCTTGACCATGTACATCATTTCGTCGGCCTGACGGATGATTTCGTGCGCGGACTTGGCGTCTTCGGGATAGGTTGCGACGCCCATACTGGCGCGGACGTTGAGGTTGAGGCCCTCTTCGCGGCAGAAGAGCGAGTTGCGGAAGACGTCGCGGATACGGCGAGCGACGACGAGCGCTGATTCCTTTCCTGTCTGGGGAAGCAGGACGACGAATTCGTCGCCACCATAGCGAAAGGCATAGTCGATCAAGCGCAGGTGCGATTTGATGGAGTATCCGATTTCGGCGAGGAGTTTGCTGCCGATGAGGTGACCGTGCGTGTCGTTGACGCGCTTGAAGTGGTCGAGGTCAAGGAAGAGCACGCTGAACTCGTATCCGAAACGTGCGGAACGGTAGACCTCGGCCTCGAGCGTCTTATAGAGATGACGCGCGTTGTAAAGGCCTGTGCAATCGTCCGTGATGGTGAGTTCCTGAATGCGTTCGACGGCGCGAGCGTTGTCGATGGCGATGGCGGCGTAGTCGGCTAGCGAGTTGAGCGCGAGGACTTCGTTTTCCGCGAAGTGCTTCATATCGACATTTATGAGCTGAATGACGCCGAGCACTCGCTGCTTGGATTTGAGAGGCAGGCAGATGATGGAGTGCGTCTGCCACTTGGTCATCTCGTCGATGCGCTTGGCAAAGCGCGGGTCGGTGTAGACGTCGGGCACCAGGAGAGGTTCGCCGTGTTTCGCGACCCAGCCGGCAATGCCTTCACCCATTTTCAGGCGAACGGTTTTGAGAGCTTCGGAGGCGTCGCCGACGGCGATGGCGAAGTAGAGTTCTTCCTTCTCTTCGTCGACCATGAGCAGCGACCAGGTGTCGGGCTCGAAGTAGGCCGCCATTTTCTCCATGATGGTTTGGAGGATGGAGTCGAGGTTCAGCGAGGACGTGAGCGCCTTGGCTACGTCGTGGAAAATGGCGAGTTCCTGCTGACTCTTGTTCGAATCCGGACCGGGTACCGATGACATGGAGGTCGTTCGCCCTTGTACTGCGAAAAATGAGGGTCGATGGCTGCGTATTATAGGTTGCGCGGCAGCGGCGAGCAACGTGATGTTCCTCTAAGGTCACTACCTAAGGCATTGCACCTTCGTTTGCAAAGTATTGAGTTCGGCACATTTGCGGGTACCGCTTTAGGGGCTAAAGTCGTTGACGCGCGTACTTGGGAAACCTATGATTCGGGAAGGCAGAAAAGCCCGAAAATGAAGCGCATCGGTGCGTCCCGAGGAAGCTCCCATCTCTGCTGAATGCGGCAGAAGTGGGACACGGAGAGACGTGAGAGGTGCGCTCGAGGTGATCGCGAGTGGGATCCTTTGGCGATAAATTGAAGCGGGAACGGGAACTCCGCGGAGTGACGCTGGAGGAGATTGCGAAGGCGACGAAGATCGGGACGCGGGCTTTAAAGGCGCTGGAAGACGAGCATTTCGAGCAGCTTCCGGGGGGAATCTTCAACAAGGGATTTGTGCGTGCGTACGCGAAGTTCCTCGGACTGGACGAGGAGCAGGCAGTCGCGGACTTTGTGGCCGCGCAGGGGGATCGCGATGCGCAGAAACCGGACCTGATGGCGTCGCTGGCGGTGAAGGCAGAGGCCCAGCGGCGAAGCGAGATCGCGGCAAGCGGCGGAGAGAAGAGCGGCTCGACCTCGACCTGGGTGACGCTGGCGATTTTGGTTCTGCTGACGGCGGGAGGGGCGGCTGGGGTTCGGTATTACAAGCTGAAGAAGGAAGCAACAGCGGCAGAGGCGAGGCGGACGCGCGTGGAGACTCCGGCGCCGCAACCAGTTGCAGCTCAGCCGGCGGAAACCGACGCGAGCCTGTCGGCAGCGCCGATGAACTCGGCAACGGCGGATCCGAGTCAGCAACCGGGGACTTCGGCGACGGGAGCAACGTCGCAGCCGGGCGTGACGCAGGGAACAACGGATCCTGTGGCGCCCGCGACCCCTTCATCGTCGGGAACTACGCCAACGAATTCAACGACAGCACCTGCTTCCAGCGCGGGCGGCGCGACGACGAAAGGCCCGCTTGAATTACAGATCCATGTGAGTAAGGCGACGTGGGTGTCCGTGCAGGCAGACGGAAAGCCAGCGACGACCGAGACTCTACGGGACAGCGCAACCAAGACAGTGACTGCTCAGGATCGAGTAGTGCTGACGACGGGTAACGCCGTGGATGTGATATGCAATGGAAAGCGACTGGGGATTCTTGGGACGGATAATCAGAGATCTCAGGTGAAGATTTCGGCGGATTGCAAAGTGAATTGAACCGACGCAGGTTGCAAGTCACAGGTCGCAAGAAGCGATTGGCAATTACCCCAGAGCGGGACGCTCCGGCGATTACCAGCGAGAGGCCGGCGCTGCCAAGTGGATCAGAGTGGAAGGTTCATCTTTTTCATAAAGGGTGCGTAGCGTGGATCGTGCTCGAGGGATCTCAGTAGGGGGTCGCCTTTCATTTCGGTGAGGCCGCCGTCGCGCTGGGAGTAGGCGCGTTCCAGCCATTCGAAAGCTTTGTCCTTGTCGCCACGGAAGGCGTAGACCTGGGCAATCTGATAAGCGTAGGTGGCGCCATTGTTAGTGATGAAATCCGTCAACGCCGCATCTGCTTCCTTTGACTGGCCCGTAGCGTGGTACCCAATCGCGAGTCCGAATCGGCGCCAGCCGGGGTCCCTCTCGAGCTGAAACTCAGCGAAAGCGTCCCGTGGGCGAGATTGTCGCAGATGGACGCGACCGAGGT harbors:
- a CDS encoding sensor domain-containing diguanylate cyclase; the protein is MSSVPGPDSNKSQQELAIFHDVAKALTSSLNLDSILQTIMEKMAAYFEPDTWSLLMVDEEKEELYFAIAVGDASEALKTVRLKMGEGIAGWVAKHGEPLLVPDVYTDPRFAKRIDEMTKWQTHSIICLPLKSKQRVLGVIQLINVDMKHFAENEVLALNSLADYAAIAIDNARAVERIQELTITDDCTGLYNARHLYKTLEAEVYRSARFGYEFSVLFLDLDHFKRVNDTHGHLIGSKLLAEIGYSIKSHLRLIDYAFRYGGDEFVVLLPQTGKESALVVARRIRDVFRNSLFCREEGLNLNVRASMGVATYPEDAKSAHEIIRQADEMMYMVKNSTRDNISVAQHGMLT
- a CDS encoding DUF4115 domain-containing protein, coding for MGSFGDKLKRERELRGVTLEEIAKATKIGTRALKALEDEHFEQLPGGIFNKGFVRAYAKFLGLDEEQAVADFVAAQGDRDAQKPDLMASLAVKAEAQRRSEIAASGGEKSGSTSTWVTLAILVLLTAGGAAGVRYYKLKKEATAAEARRTRVETPAPQPVAAQPAETDASLSAAPMNSATADPSQQPGTSATGATSQPGVTQGTTDPVAPATPSSSGTTPTNSTTAPASSAGGATTKGPLELQIHVSKATWVSVQADGKPATTETLRDSATKTVTAQDRVVLTTGNAVDVICNGKRLGILGTDNQRSQVKISADCKVN